The Nostoc sp. 'Lobaria pulmonaria (5183) cyanobiont' genome window below encodes:
- a CDS encoding Pvc16 family protein: protein MLNSILQTLAEMLTSGSVLTSTEQINFSHPGSLKDSNRELSLNLYLYDVRISKKMPNNGRQVERHFDDSRQVAEVSRAPSWFDISIVITARDRTVLGELHLLSETLLLLMRSRVLREEFLTPDLRGHGNLSLSVTNDPPIDVGSLWSSLSIPVRPAIYLTVTVPFNVWRKTTVPLVTERHFGVNNSIPAISRSGSKIQRVAIAGIVKNTLNSKPLKRVQIILEGTEKSVTSNEEGYFMFDNLTSGNYILHLKRFGYQFKTCDVFVDGESCIPKEILLMPAY, encoded by the coding sequence ATGCTGAATTCGATTCTTCAAACTCTTGCTGAAATGTTGACTAGCGGATCTGTTCTCACTAGCACTGAGCAAATAAACTTTAGTCACCCTGGAAGCTTAAAAGATAGTAATAGAGAGCTATCACTTAATCTCTATCTGTATGATGTTCGAATCAGTAAAAAAATGCCAAATAATGGCAGGCAGGTCGAACGCCATTTTGATGATTCACGACAGGTTGCAGAAGTATCTAGAGCACCCAGTTGGTTCGATATCTCCATTGTGATTACAGCCCGCGATCGCACTGTATTAGGAGAGCTTCATCTTCTGTCTGAAACTCTACTGCTGTTAATGCGTAGTCGAGTCTTGCGGGAGGAGTTTCTAACTCCTGACCTTCGTGGTCATGGCAACTTATCATTATCAGTCACTAACGACCCACCCATTGATGTAGGAAGTTTATGGAGTTCTCTTTCTATTCCCGTACGACCTGCTATTTATTTGACAGTAACTGTTCCCTTTAATGTATGGAGAAAAACAACTGTACCTTTGGTTACTGAACGACATTTTGGGGTCAATAATTCAATTCCAGCTATCAGCCGGAGCGGCTCTAAAATTCAGCGAGTTGCCATTGCTGGTATTGTCAAAAATACTCTAAACTCAAAGCCATTAAAACGAGTTCAAATCATACTTGAAGGAACCGAAAAATCAGTAACTAGCAACGAGGAAGGGTATTTTATGTTTGATAATTTGACTTCTGGAAACTACATTTTACACCTGAAACGATTTGGCTATCAGTTTAAGACTTGCGATGTTTTTGTAGACGGAGAATCATGTATCCCCAAAGAGATATTACTCATGCCCGCCTACTAG
- a CDS encoding phage tail sheath family protein codes for MARLDYFAPGVYVEEVDRGSRPIEGVSTSVAGFIGFTEDIRGGAELFKPMLVTSWTQYLEYFARRNSNGFTDFDAYLPFSVRGYFLNGGGRCWVTSIGTQLPNIGLESSKRQAPPLEIPRRGDRPSLNLSIRSEHFDNGPIKIEIQDGMPRALPPAKNDDKASDHKGQSQGTDKVEIPQNPREFFSLKVCRDDQVLEQYNHLSMDPKPQTQAATYVVEALKNSKYISIGDIAQPGPPLARRPLNGEYELLPPAPSSTSEKFASEVEGDRSRRTGVLGIFEIDEITMICFPDLMRAYEAQILNIEQVHGVMETMISMSEGSASGNMPGATNRMVVLDPPPDRTRPQDVVDWLDEFGRRSMFGALYYPWVKVPNPRNAGRSILVPPSGHIMGVWGRTDETRGVYKAPANEVPKGITGLAYDVNFREQELLNPLGINCIRKFPNRGIRIWGARTLVEPDKTEWRYISVRRLISYIERSIEVGTQWAVFEPNDQQLWTQVRYCVMNFLERIWREGALFGANPEQAFYVKCDEENNTPETMTLGRLYIDVGVCPVRPAEFVVFRISQWNALENENDN; via the coding sequence ATGGCTAGACTAGACTACTTTGCACCAGGCGTTTATGTTGAAGAAGTCGATCGCGGCAGTCGTCCGATTGAGGGCGTCAGTACTTCGGTCGCAGGATTTATCGGTTTTACTGAAGATATACGAGGCGGGGCCGAACTCTTTAAACCCATGCTTGTCACCAGTTGGACTCAGTATCTTGAATACTTTGCCCGACGCAACTCTAACGGGTTTACAGACTTCGATGCGTATTTACCTTTCTCAGTTCGAGGATATTTCCTGAATGGAGGCGGACGTTGTTGGGTTACAAGTATTGGAACCCAACTCCCCAATATTGGGCTAGAAAGTTCAAAACGGCAAGCACCTCCCTTAGAGATCCCAAGACGCGGCGATCGCCCAAGTTTAAATTTATCCATCAGGTCTGAACACTTCGATAACGGACCCATTAAAATCGAAATTCAGGATGGAATGCCTCGGGCGTTACCTCCTGCGAAGAATGATGATAAAGCGAGTGACCATAAAGGTCAATCGCAGGGAACGGATAAAGTAGAAATACCTCAAAATCCACGTGAGTTCTTCTCTCTAAAAGTGTGCCGAGACGATCAAGTGCTTGAGCAATACAATCACTTGAGTATGGATCCAAAACCCCAAACGCAGGCTGCAACCTACGTTGTTGAGGCTCTGAAAAACTCTAAGTATATTTCGATTGGAGATATTGCCCAGCCCGGACCGCCCTTAGCCCGACGGCCCTTGAATGGCGAATACGAACTACTGCCTCCAGCACCGAGTTCTACATCTGAGAAATTTGCTAGTGAAGTAGAAGGGGATCGAAGCAGACGAACTGGCGTTCTCGGCATCTTTGAAATCGACGAGATCACAATGATCTGTTTTCCGGATTTAATGCGAGCCTATGAAGCTCAAATTTTAAACATTGAACAAGTTCATGGTGTGATGGAGACCATGATCAGCATGTCTGAAGGTTCTGCTAGCGGCAATATGCCAGGGGCAACGAATCGAATGGTTGTGTTAGATCCTCCTCCTGATCGCACTAGACCTCAAGATGTCGTTGATTGGTTAGATGAGTTTGGTCGTCGTTCCATGTTTGGGGCTCTCTATTATCCGTGGGTTAAAGTACCCAATCCTCGAAATGCAGGGCGTTCAATTCTTGTTCCTCCTTCTGGCCACATAATGGGCGTATGGGGTAGAACAGATGAAACGCGAGGGGTTTATAAGGCTCCTGCGAATGAAGTTCCTAAAGGGATAACTGGTTTAGCCTACGATGTCAACTTCAGAGAGCAAGAGCTTCTTAACCCACTCGGTATCAACTGCATTCGTAAATTCCCCAACCGAGGAATCCGCATTTGGGGTGCCCGTACCCTAGTGGAACCTGACAAAACGGAATGGAGATACATCAGTGTCAGACGACTCATCAGCTATATTGAGCGTTCCATTGAAGTAGGAACTCAGTGGGCTGTCTTTGAGCCGAATGACCAACAGTTGTGGACGCAAGTGCGATATTGCGTTATGAACTTTTTAGAGCGCATCTGGCGTGAGGGAGCTTTATTTGGTGCTAATCCTGAACAAGCTTTCTACGTGAAGTGTGACGAAGAAAACAATACGCCTGAAACGATGACCTTGGGTCGTTTGTATATCGATGTTGGTGTATGCCCAGTGCGTCCGGCTGAATTTGTGGTCTTCCGCATTAGTCAGTGGAATGCTCTGGAAAATGAAAACGACAACTAA
- a CDS encoding phage tail protein, translated as MAQSEYSLGSGFSLSGGTLGGQIAVKSFSGLKMDVEVSSNCVGNQQGGKKKLEPRPGPTKPGQPTFVCPIPKGDKKLADWWKKLNPNAQQGTYKTEDLMFTFAGEAGAVHAQWQLKGVFPMSYQVSDSESNNAELAAETIQLCITEIERMQ; from the coding sequence ATGGCGCAATCAGAATATAGTCTAGGCTCTGGTTTTAGCCTTAGTGGGGGCACTTTGGGTGGACAAATAGCAGTAAAAAGCTTTAGTGGTTTAAAAATGGATGTTGAAGTGTCTTCTAATTGTGTCGGTAATCAGCAGGGAGGAAAGAAGAAGCTAGAACCTAGACCAGGTCCAACAAAGCCTGGTCAACCAACGTTTGTTTGCCCAATACCTAAGGGTGATAAAAAATTAGCAGATTGGTGGAAAAAATTAAATCCTAATGCTCAACAAGGCACTTATAAAACTGAGGATTTGATGTTCACCTTTGCAGGGGAGGCTGGAGCAGTTCATGCTCAATGGCAACTAAAAGGCGTCTTCCCCATGAGTTACCAGGTGTCTGATTCAGAATCTAACAATGCCGAGCTTGCTGCTGAAACAATTCAACTGTGCATTACAGAAATTGAGCGGATGCAGTAA
- a CDS encoding phage tail protein encodes MSEPTVLMASGFSITLRLDGSNDFLDGTFKECDGFDFTQEVIQFREVTSERWGNANKGRSRLTKLPGNAVGGNLTLRRGMNISKSLWLWFSSVQEGNWFKQRRTISITFHQGNSPQAAFQFTEAWPTKYRIGEMKTDSSDVEIEDIEIAYEGFERISI; translated from the coding sequence ATGAGTGAACCAACTGTATTGATGGCATCTGGCTTCTCTATAACCTTGCGACTTGATGGCTCCAATGATTTTTTGGACGGAACTTTTAAGGAGTGTGATGGTTTTGACTTTACCCAAGAGGTTATCCAGTTTAGAGAAGTCACTAGCGAACGCTGGGGGAACGCTAATAAGGGACGCTCCCGACTGACCAAGCTTCCTGGTAATGCAGTCGGTGGAAATCTAACCTTACGCAGAGGCATGAACATTTCCAAGAGTTTGTGGCTATGGTTTTCGTCGGTGCAAGAGGGCAACTGGTTCAAACAGCGCAGAACTATATCAATCACTTTTCATCAAGGGAATAGTCCCCAAGCAGCCTTTCAGTTTACAGAAGCTTGGCCAACCAAATACCGAATTGGAGAGATGAAAACGGATTCAAGTGATGTAGAAATTGAGGATATAGAGATCGCTTATGAAGGGTTTGAACGAATATCAATTTAG
- a CDS encoding DUF4255 domain-containing protein, with product MSNGLAIAAITAVFKNLLEDGLVQNAALSSMGNVLVTTLPPDQISIGVDGQPQLNLFLYQVSENRNADLGGCDAKGGKPRNQPAHHQASTQEDAILPLAINLHYVLTAYGNKDFQTEILLGYVMQLMHQTPVLSNATIRAMLNHVATINRSGLLAQAIESTSVEALTEQLDQVRIAPNLFDTEQMSRLWSLLRGSYRPSITYEVSMMFIGSNKSLLVPSSSKGALNQPQIEKIVASPTNGEIVAGSSLIIYGKNLSEDITLLRLNGGENLLEPQIVEDNRILFKLPHNLYAGVQKVQVVHQQLYKYQNYKDLEVVSNEQTFVLHPTIDDNPVLALQD from the coding sequence ATGAGTAATGGATTGGCGATCGCAGCGATAACAGCTGTATTCAAAAACTTATTAGAAGACGGCTTGGTTCAGAATGCAGCTCTGTCGAGTATGGGAAATGTGCTAGTAACCACACTTCCCCCAGATCAGATTTCTATTGGAGTCGATGGTCAACCTCAGCTAAATCTATTTCTCTACCAAGTTTCAGAAAATCGTAATGCAGATCTGGGTGGGTGCGATGCCAAAGGCGGCAAGCCACGCAACCAGCCAGCCCATCATCAAGCCAGTACACAAGAAGATGCAATTCTCCCCTTAGCCATCAATCTCCATTATGTATTGACTGCCTACGGAAACAAAGACTTTCAAACGGAGATACTGTTGGGTTATGTTATGCAGCTTATGCATCAAACTCCGGTTTTATCCAATGCCACGATTCGAGCAATGCTAAATCATGTCGCAACCATCAATCGTTCCGGTCTTTTGGCACAAGCGATTGAATCGACTTCTGTTGAAGCTTTAACCGAGCAGTTAGACCAAGTAAGGATCGCGCCAAACTTGTTCGATACAGAACAGATGTCAAGATTGTGGTCGCTTTTACGAGGTTCTTATCGACCCTCAATTACCTACGAAGTATCGATGATGTTTATTGGATCTAATAAATCTTTACTTGTTCCAAGTTCTAGTAAAGGGGCATTGAATCAGCCGCAAATTGAGAAAATTGTTGCATCGCCTACAAATGGCGAGATTGTAGCGGGGAGCAGTTTAATCATCTATGGGAAGAATTTGAGTGAGGATATAACTCTGCTCCGTCTGAACGGAGGAGAAAACCTATTAGAACCACAAATTGTTGAAGACAACAGAATTTTGTTTAAACTGCCTCACAATCTATATGCTGGGGTTCAAAAGGTTCAAGTTGTTCATCAACAACTATATAAGTACCAAAACTATAAAGATTTAGAGGTAGTATCGAATGAGCAGACTTTCGTTTTACATCCAACCATAGATGATAACCCTGTTCTAGCTCTTCAAGACTAA
- a CDS encoding ATP-binding protein, translating to MSFSPAFEQISQRFKLSEFEFYILVFCAAIELDLRFPGLCTKAYNNENYYYPTFGLTLRALPNPHWSALAPDGALRYWKLIDLGSGNSLLNKQLFIDERILHYLRGIQTTDPLLTGLTELPSDRPNQLMPSHQSLADKIAALWHLSSSQDIPPIIQLCGSEIEDKIDIAQVVCHQLERGISLLNCDRIPLNSDDLTSFTRRLQRECILEHRALLLNCDDTDLFDPEQRAALNQLTEEFSGFIIITTRVPLQELKCKMIRFDIPKPEPQEQLITWQASVDELKTQLNGQGTLIPNSEQLSQDLQALTSQFYLSTSTIRSACTAVIGQLTTQSAVSFKQALWESCRTQARPGLDKLAERIESKLTWEDLVLPPLQKHTLEQISAHVRQKAKVYENWGFAAKNRRGLGITALFSGPSGTGKTLAAGVLANELNLDLYKIELSSVVGKYVGETEKSLQRIFDAAESGGVILLFDEADSIFGKRSEVKDSKDRYANLEVSYLLQRMESYSGLAILTTNLQSNLDSAFLRRLRFVTQFSLPDAAHREKIWQRIFPSNTPTQGLDFKKLAQLNTAGGNIRIIALNAAFVAADAGEAVQMKHILGATQTEYEKLSKSLTSVEVAGWI from the coding sequence ATGTCATTTAGTCCAGCTTTTGAGCAAATTTCTCAAAGATTTAAACTTTCAGAATTTGAGTTTTATATACTGGTTTTTTGCGCTGCCATTGAACTCGATTTACGTTTTCCAGGGTTATGCACTAAAGCCTATAATAATGAGAACTACTACTATCCAACATTTGGGTTAACCCTCAGAGCCTTACCAAATCCTCATTGGAGTGCATTAGCTCCTGATGGAGCGCTTCGCTATTGGAAGCTTATCGATTTAGGTTCAGGTAATAGCCTTTTAAATAAACAATTGTTTATAGATGAGAGAATCCTTCATTACCTTCGAGGTATCCAAACGACAGACCCATTACTGACAGGACTTACTGAGCTACCTTCAGATCGTCCTAATCAACTAATGCCCTCTCACCAGAGCTTGGCCGATAAAATAGCAGCGTTATGGCATCTAAGTTCATCTCAAGATATTCCCCCCATAATTCAACTGTGTGGTTCAGAGATAGAAGATAAGATAGATATTGCCCAAGTCGTTTGTCACCAACTTGAGCGAGGCATCAGTCTCCTGAACTGCGATCGCATTCCTCTAAACTCTGACGACTTAACTTCTTTCACTCGCCGATTGCAGAGAGAATGTATTTTAGAGCATAGGGCGCTCCTGCTCAATTGCGATGATACGGATCTTTTTGATCCAGAACAACGTGCTGCGCTCAATCAACTCACAGAGGAATTTTCAGGGTTTATCATTATCACAACGCGTGTTCCACTCCAGGAGTTAAAGTGTAAGATGATTCGCTTTGATATTCCCAAACCAGAACCCCAAGAACAGTTAATCACCTGGCAAGCCTCTGTAGACGAACTCAAAACCCAACTCAATGGACAAGGCACGCTGATCCCAAACTCAGAACAGTTGTCTCAAGATTTGCAAGCGCTCACGTCTCAGTTTTATTTAAGCACTTCTACAATTCGTAGTGCCTGTACCGCAGTAATTGGACAATTGACAACGCAATCTGCTGTTTCCTTCAAACAGGCATTATGGGAGAGTTGTCGCACTCAAGCGCGACCTGGTTTAGATAAACTTGCAGAGCGGATTGAATCTAAATTGACCTGGGAAGACCTAGTATTGCCACCCCTACAAAAACATACCTTAGAGCAAATTTCAGCCCACGTTCGCCAAAAAGCTAAGGTATATGAAAATTGGGGATTTGCAGCAAAGAATAGACGTGGACTGGGTATCACAGCTTTATTTTCTGGTCCTAGCGGAACGGGGAAAACACTCGCTGCTGGAGTGCTTGCCAATGAGTTAAACTTAGACCTCTATAAAATTGAATTGTCCTCAGTTGTCGGCAAATATGTTGGCGAAACCGAAAAAAGTCTCCAGCGTATCTTTGATGCAGCAGAGAGTGGTGGCGTTATTTTGTTATTTGACGAAGCAGATTCAATCTTTGGTAAACGGAGTGAGGTAAAGGATTCTAAAGATCGCTATGCCAATCTTGAGGTCAGTTATTTGCTACAGCGAATGGAATCTTATTCTGGACTAGCCATCTTGACCACAAACTTGCAGAGCAATTTGGATTCTGCCTTTTTGCGGCGGCTGCGCTTTGTGACTCAATTTTCTCTCCCGGATGCGGCGCATCGAGAAAAAATTTGGCAACGAATTTTCCCATCGAATACCCCCACTCAAGGATTAGATTTTAAAAAGCTCGCTCAGCTCAATACCGCAGGTGGAAATATCCGCATTATTGCCCTCAATGCTGCATTTGTAGCGGCTGATGCTGGAGAAGCAGTCCAAATGAAGCATATTTTAGGGGCTACTCAAACCGAGTATGAAAAACTAAGCAAGTCATTGACGAGTGTAGAAGTCGCTGGCTGGATCTAA